The DNA segment CTTCAGATAAGTCATCGAAGAATAACCGGTGCCGAAATCGTCCAGGGCGAAACCTATTCCGAGTTCCCGGCATTCTTTCATCACGCGGGATACTCTGCCTATATCCTCCAACGCGGCGTTTTCCAGTATCTCCAGCTCGAGTGCATCACCCGGCAGTTGTTGATATTTTGCCAGGTTTGTTTTCAGAACCTCGGTAAAACTGGGGTGTAGCAAGTGGCTCGGTGCAATATTGATGCTGATCGTGATATTCAATCCCATCCCTCGCCAATTTGCTAGATGATCCAGGGCCGTGGACAAAACCCATTTGCCGAGGGCAATCTCCAGGTCCATGCCCTCAATGTCCGGTAAAAAAGTCGAAGGCTGCAGTAAGCCTAATTGCGGATGTTGCCAGCGAATCAAGGCTTCGGCTCCCAATATCCGGCCCAGGCGCATATTCACCTTGGGTTGGAAATACAGCACAAATTCGTCATTTGTCAGGCCGGCTTCGATTCTTGCCAGTATTTCGCCGCGTGCTTGAGCTAATCGATCCTGTTGCCGGTCGAAAAGATGAAAACGGTTTTTGCCGTGCAGCTTGGCGATATACATGGCCTGGTCGGCATGGCGTATCAATGTATCGGGGTCGGATAAATCATCGGGGAACAGCGTGAAGCCCAAACTGGCCGAAACATTCAGGCAGTGTTTTTCGATGGTGATGGGCTCGGCGACTTTGGTTAGCGTGCGTTCCAAAACCGTCTGGCATTCTTGTAGTTGGTTAAAATCCAACAGCAGCAGCATGAATTCGTCGCCGCCGAGCCGCGCGATCGTGTCGCCCGCCCGCAGGCAGCCTTTAATCCGATGGGATACTTCTATCAGCAATTGGTCGCCCACGTCATGGCCGTATTGGTCGTTGACCGGCTTGAAACCGTCCAGATCCAGATAACATACCGCCATGAAATTGCCCGAACGGCGGGTGTGTGCAATAGCCTGTTCGAGACGGTCGGCCAGCAAGACCCGGTTGGGAATCCCGGTTAGCGCATCGAAATGGGCGATGCGCTCCAGATCTTTCTGATGGTTTTTTAACGAGGTAATGTCGGAAAACAAGCCGATAAAATGATGGATTTTACCCTGTTCGTCGCGCACGACCGAAATGGAGGTCAAGGCCGCGTAGACCCCACCGTTTTTGTTGCGATTCCAGATTTCGCCGCTCCAGTGATCGTGATCCAGCAGCGCTTGCCATAAGGACTGATAGAATTCCTGGGTCTGCCGGCCCGATTTCAGAATACTGGGATTTTTGCCCTTGATTTCGTCTAGTTGGTAGCCCGTGATGCGGGTGAAAGCGCTGTTGACATCGATGATGCGATTTTCGGCATCGGTAATCACGATGCCGTCGTGGCTATGGGCATAGACGCTGGCCGCAAGGCGTTGCGCGGCCTCCTTGTATTGCAGTTCCCGCCGCAGTTGTTCCCGTTCCAACAAGTTGCGGATGCGTAAACGAGCGATTTCGATATTGAACGGCTTGGTCAGATAATCGGCCGCGCCCAGCGTAAAGCCTTTGATTTCGGCATCGATTTCCGACAAGGCGGTTATAAAAATCACCGGAATATGTTGCAGCAGCGGATCGGATTTCAGCCGTCCGCAGGTTTCGTAGCCATCCATGTTGGGCATCATGATGTCCAGCAGGATCAGGTCGGGTGGATCTTCGCCGGCCAGTTGCAGGCCCTTGGCGCCGGAAGTGGCGATTTGAATTGTGTAATCGTCTTGCAAGGCCAAGCCTAATAAGGTCAGGTTGGCCGGCGTATCGTCAATGGCGAGAATTTTTAATCGGGTGTTGCCCGCGTCCTCAGAGTTCATATTGGCCCAAGGCTTTTCTAAGTTGTTGTAATTGACTGCGGGCTTGTTCAAATTTCATTTGGTAAACCAGTTCACCGATAGGTAAAAAGCGTCCGGCAAGCTGATTGTCTTCAAGCATGTCTTGTACTAGCTTGAATTGGCTAATCGCATCAAACATGTTTTTCGCCAGCAAGCGGTCAAGTTCATCGAGTAGTGGTTTTAACCGAGGATGCTGGTCGAATAAGGCTATTTCCTTGGCTTGAATGGTATCAGTTTCAAGCAGCGCGCGGATGGGTTGTTGATGCGGTTTGTGCTGTATTTCCATTATTGGCGAAACTTGGGCCTTGGTTTTTGCCGGTGTAAGGCTCTTGTTCCGTGTTTTGAAGCATAGAATCCTAAACCAGAAACGCGAGCCCTGGCCCAGGCTGCTGTCGACTCCGACATCGCCATGCATCAGTTCGGCAAAATGCTGTACCAACGACAGGCCTAAACCGGTACCGTCATAGCGCCGGGTGGAACCACTGTCAATCTGGATAAAAGGTTTGAACAATTCGTTTTGTTTGTTCTTGGCTACTCCGATGCCGGTATCTCGAACCGAAAATTCCAGGGCGGTGTGGATTCCGTCAAGACTAACTTCCTGGGCTTCGATATGGATTGAACCCCGCTCGGTAAATTTGATCGCGTTACTGACCAGGTTTGACAACATTTGCTTGACCCGTAATTGATCCAGCTGACAATAGGTTTCAGGGCCTAGCCAGGAGGCCGTCAAACTCAGGTTTTTTTGTTCCGCGCTGCCGGAAAACAGCGATAAAACTTCCGCCAGAATTTCCTTCGGGTTGACGGCGGAATAAATCAGTTCGAGGCGGTTAGCTTCGATTTTGGATAGGTCCAGAACGTCGTTTAATAACGCCAGCAAGGTCTTGCCCGAGCACAGGATGGTTTGCGCGCATTTTAACCGTTTATCGTTTGTGCAGTCCGGTGCGGTCAATAATTGAGCCATGCCCAGAATGCCGTTTAACGGCGTGCGAATCTCATGCGACATCGTGGCCAGGAAACTACTTTTGGCCTGGTTGGCGGTTTCGGCAATACGGGTCTTGATTTGATTGTTAAAAATCAAGGCCATATGTGAAAAAAACGGTGACAGGTATTCGCGCATCTGAGCTGTTCCGACCAAGTCGGTCATTTTGATGACGCCGATCAGTTCCTTGCCCACCAGCAGCGGCATGACCCAGGTACAGGCCACCGCCGCTCTATTGTTTCGTAACAAGGTATGGCTTAAATCACTTTGTAGTTCGATGAACTGGTGATGTTGAAAAACCTCCTCAACCAGCGGGTCGTCGATATTCTCGAGAATTTTGCGTTCGCCCAGCAGATTGGCAAAGTGAATCGAGCCTTCGTCCAGATAATAAATTTCGACGTTACTGCCGCCCAGATTGGCGCACAAGGCGTGCATCAGGCTGTCTAAAAAACTGTCGACGCCGGCCACCGGATTGAGTTGTTCCACCAAATGCAACACCAGAAACAGGTTGGCTTTTTCTTCCGATAGTTTACGCACGCGACTTTCCAGGTTGGCAACACGAGTCTCCAATTCCTGATAAGAAGGTGGCTGATTCATTCGTCTTGGCTTAGCCGTTGTTGAATCGCATCCGCCAATACCTGCTCCAGATGGTCGAGCGTGACATCCATCCATTGCAAGGGTAGATCGACAAAGTTGGCGGCAATTTCGGCTGCCTCGGTAAAGTCGCCGTTACATGGGGTGCGCAAGGCTAAAATATACTTGTGGCCGCTATGGAATATCTCGCGGACGACCGCCGGATTGTCGCCAAAACAGGCGGTAATCATCGGTTTCCAGGATAACGCCCAATCTTCCAATAGAAAATAGGCACCCTTTTCCAGTTCCTGCATGAATTTTTCGTAACCCAGCAATTGCACGATGCAATTTTGGCCTTGGGTGCGGCAGGTATGGTGTTCCTCGATAAAATGTTCCATCAACGGGTGGCAACTGCCATACAGCACCACAGTCTTTTCGCCGCGCTTTTCCCGTTCCGTCAGCGCCGTGTTCAATTCGGTCGATAAGCGGTTGAAGTAATTGTGCAGGGCCGAGTCCAGAAATTGAGTGTGTACATTCCAGTGGTTTTTTTCGATTAAGCGGTCGACTTCCTTGCGTAGGATGCCGCAGCCTACCATGGTGAGCGGCGGTTGATTTTCCGGATGCAGGATAAAGTTTTTCATATCAAACTCCCATACTCAAAAGCGGCTTCCAGCATCGCGCGGATGTTGGCCTCCGGTATCGCCAACGGCATTACGCCTGTACCGAACAGAAAATGGCCGCCGGGTTTGCCGATGTCGATGATGCGTTTGACTTCGGCGCGGGTTTGCGCTTCGCTCCAGTGGATCATTTTAATGTCGTCGATCACGCCACAGGTCAGGCCGCGGGTGTTGATCAGGCGTTTGGCTTCGGCCAGATCGGCCAGCGGGCTGATATAGTGAGTCCTGATGTTCAGTTCGGCAAACACCATATCGATGACTTCGTTGAATGGCGCCGTACCACAATAATAGACCAGGTCGGCCGAGGTTCCCGGTTGCAAATCCTGTTTCATCCAGGGCAGCACGGTTTGTTCTATCATTTTTTTGTTGATGAAGTAGGGCGAGCCGAACGGCGTCGAATAAACCAACACATTGGCGCCGGCGGCCCGCAAGGCGGCGATGTGTTGCCGGACGAAATCGGCGCATTTGCGTAATAATTCATCCCGCAAATCGAACGGCCCCAGTAGGAATAATTCCATCCATTTGTCCATCCCCATCAGGATAGCCGGCAAGGTGGTCGATGCGGTGACATAGGCGCAGATAGGATGGGTCTGGCCGATTTCGCTACGCAAGAGTTTCAGGCAGTCGGCAACCGGTTGCCAGGCAGGATGTTGAGTGATGTCGGCCGGAATTTCCAGTTTAGCGATGTCGTCCGGGCTTTTGATTACAAAATCCGCCACGTTCGGCGCGCCGTCGTCGGCAAACAATACCTCGTTGCAGCCCAGCAGTTCGGCTTCCTTGCCGACGTAATGTAAACTCCAGACATTATCGTGGCCGTAGCGCCGCAGTAGTTTCAATTGCGCATCGGCGACATAGGTGCCGTTACTAAAAAAATCCTTGGCGTGCATATTGAGCAGACCCGGCCCCTGATCCAGCAGATTGCAAAAAACCGGAATGCGGG comes from the Methylomonas sp. LL1 genome and includes:
- a CDS encoding putative bifunctional diguanylate cyclase/phosphodiesterase, encoding MNSEDAGNTRLKILAIDDTPANLTLLGLALQDDYTIQIATSGAKGLQLAGEDPPDLILLDIMMPNMDGYETCGRLKSDPLLQHIPVIFITALSEIDAEIKGFTLGAADYLTKPFNIEIARLRIRNLLEREQLRRELQYKEAAQRLAASVYAHSHDGIVITDAENRIIDVNSAFTRITGYQLDEIKGKNPSILKSGRQTQEFYQSLWQALLDHDHWSGEIWNRNKNGGVYAALTSISVVRDEQGKIHHFIGLFSDITSLKNHQKDLERIAHFDALTGIPNRVLLADRLEQAIAHTRRSGNFMAVCYLDLDGFKPVNDQYGHDVGDQLLIEVSHRIKGCLRAGDTIARLGGDEFMLLLLDFNQLQECQTVLERTLTKVAEPITIEKHCLNVSASLGFTLFPDDLSDPDTLIRHADQAMYIAKLHGKNRFHLFDRQQDRLAQARGEILARIEAGLTNDEFVLYFQPKVNMRLGRILGAEALIRWQHPQLGLLQPSTFLPDIEGMDLEIALGKWVLSTALDHLANWRGMGLNITISINIAPSHLLHPSFTEVLKTNLAKYQQLPGDALELEILENAALEDIGRVSRVMKECRELGIGFALDDFGTGYSSMTYLKALPTETLKIDKSFVLGMLQNTEDLAIVEGIINLTQTFDKQVIAEGVETVEHGLQLLKLGCDNAQGYAIAHPMPAEMLPDWIKSWTPNPAWQDPELSDKPHNSRIRG
- a CDS encoding sensor histidine kinase encodes the protein MNQPPSYQELETRVANLESRVRKLSEEKANLFLVLHLVEQLNPVAGVDSFLDSLMHALCANLGGSNVEIYYLDEGSIHFANLLGERKILENIDDPLVEEVFQHHQFIELQSDLSHTLLRNNRAAVACTWVMPLLVGKELIGVIKMTDLVGTAQMREYLSPFFSHMALIFNNQIKTRIAETANQAKSSFLATMSHEIRTPLNGILGMAQLLTAPDCTNDKRLKCAQTILCSGKTLLALLNDVLDLSKIEANRLELIYSAVNPKEILAEVLSLFSGSAEQKNLSLTASWLGPETYCQLDQLRVKQMLSNLVSNAIKFTERGSIHIEAQEVSLDGIHTALEFSVRDTGIGVAKNKQNELFKPFIQIDSGSTRRYDGTGLGLSLVQHFAELMHGDVGVDSSLGQGSRFWFRILCFKTRNKSLTPAKTKAQVSPIMEIQHKPHQQPIRALLETDTIQAKEIALFDQHPRLKPLLDELDRLLAKNMFDAISQFKLVQDMLEDNQLAGRFLPIGELVYQMKFEQARSQLQQLRKALGQYEL
- a CDS encoding DUF1638 domain-containing protein, giving the protein MKNFILHPENQPPLTMVGCGILRKEVDRLIEKNHWNVHTQFLDSALHNYFNRLSTELNTALTEREKRGEKTVVLYGSCHPLMEHFIEEHHTCRTQGQNCIVQLLGYEKFMQELEKGAYFLLEDWALSWKPMITACFGDNPAVVREIFHSGHKYILALRTPCNGDFTEAAEIAANFVDLPLQWMDVTLDHLEQVLADAIQQRLSQDE
- a CDS encoding uroporphyrinogen decarboxylase family protein, yielding MTPLQILAAAVNGTPAPRIPVFCNLLDQGPGLLNMHAKDFFSNGTYVADAQLKLLRRYGHDNVWSLHYVGKEAELLGCNEVLFADDGAPNVADFVIKSPDDIAKLEIPADITQHPAWQPVADCLKLLRSEIGQTHPICAYVTASTTLPAILMGMDKWMELFLLGPFDLRDELLRKCADFVRQHIAALRAAGANVLVYSTPFGSPYFINKKMIEQTVLPWMKQDLQPGTSADLVYYCGTAPFNEVIDMVFAELNIRTHYISPLADLAEAKRLINTRGLTCGVIDDIKMIHWSEAQTRAEVKRIIDIGKPGGHFLFGTGVMPLAIPEANIRAMLEAAFEYGSLI